From the genome of Winogradskyella forsetii, one region includes:
- a CDS encoding DUF2752 domain-containing protein, with the protein MLIIAKGLEDYMLPCLNKKLLGFECMGCGMQRSIALIFNGKLIDAFFMYPAIYTLIVFFGFLIVNSFWNIKNSNKIIIILALTNVFIIVTNFIIKLYLK; encoded by the coding sequence ATGCTTATTATTGCCAAAGGACTTGAAGATTATATGTTGCCATGCCTAAACAAAAAACTGTTAGGGTTTGAATGTATGGGTTGTGGAATGCAACGTTCGATTGCCTTGATATTTAATGGGAAACTGATTGACGCCTTTTTTATGTATCCAGCGATTTATACATTAATCGTCTTTTTTGGGTTTTTAATTGTCAACAGTTTCTGGAATATTAAGAACAGTAATAAAATAATTATTATCTTGGCTTTGACCAACGTGTTTATAATTGTAACCAATTTTATAATCAAACTTTACTTAAAATAA
- a CDS encoding PhoH family protein, with product MNELILELEEITPKEFFGAQNANIVLLKKYFPKLKIVARGNKIKAYGDEDLLEEFDRRMNMLIEHFAKYNKLDENVIERVLTSQSSDDYNTSDKSGEVIVHGVGGKLIKAQTANQRKLVESMRKNDMVFAIGPAGTGKTYTGVALAVQALKSKEVKRIILTRPAVEAGENLGFLPGDLKEKLDPYMQPLYDALRDMIPHEKLESYIEKGVIQIAPLAFMRGRTLDHAFVILDEGQNTTHAQMKMFLTRMGKNAKFLLTGDPGQVDLPRRTTSGLKEALLVLKNVEGIGMIYLDDKDVIRHKLVKKVIAAYKSIENRE from the coding sequence TTGAACGAACTTATCCTAGAACTCGAAGAAATAACTCCAAAAGAATTCTTCGGTGCACAAAATGCAAACATTGTACTTCTAAAAAAGTATTTCCCAAAACTTAAAATTGTCGCGAGAGGCAATAAGATAAAAGCCTATGGCGATGAAGATTTACTCGAAGAGTTTGATCGCAGAATGAATATGTTAATAGAGCATTTTGCAAAATATAACAAACTGGACGAAAATGTAATAGAGCGTGTTTTAACAAGCCAGAGTAGCGACGATTATAACACATCTGACAAAAGTGGCGAAGTTATAGTGCATGGCGTTGGTGGAAAATTAATAAAGGCACAAACAGCAAATCAGCGCAAGTTGGTGGAAAGCATGCGTAAAAACGATATGGTTTTTGCCATTGGTCCGGCCGGAACAGGTAAGACCTATACAGGAGTTGCTTTAGCGGTACAAGCCCTAAAAAGCAAAGAAGTAAAGCGGATTATTTTAACGCGTCCTGCAGTGGAAGCTGGTGAGAATTTAGGGTTCTTGCCAGGGGATTTAAAAGAAAAATTAGATCCATATATGCAACCCTTGTATGATGCCTTGCGTGATATGATTCCTCACGAAAAACTGGAAAGTTATATCGAAAAAGGCGTGATACAAATTGCACCATTGGCTTTTATGCGCGGTCGTACACTGGATCATGCTTTTGTAATTTTGGATGAAGGTCAGAACACGACACATGCCCAAATGAAGATGTTTTTAACTCGAATGGGTAAGAATGCGAAATTTTTACTCACAGGTGATCCTGGACAGGTGGATTTGCCACGTCGTACAACATCTGGATTGAAAGAGGCGCTTTTGGTGTTAAAAAATGTGGAAGGTATTGGTATGATTTATTTAGACGACAAAGATGTGATTCGCCATAAATTGGTTAAGAAAGTAATTGCAGCTTATAAGAGTATTGAGAATAGGGAATAA
- a CDS encoding putative quinol monooxygenase, translated as MLVRIVKMSFEPSKIEEFLANFETVKEKIRNFEGCQFLELYRDQNTTNIFFTYSYWDSEEDLNNYRHSELFKGVWAKTKPLFNGKPEAWSVDKLAILD; from the coding sequence ATGTTAGTAAGAATTGTAAAAATGAGCTTTGAACCTTCTAAAATTGAAGAATTCTTGGCTAATTTTGAAACGGTAAAAGAAAAGATTCGAAATTTTGAAGGCTGCCAGTTTTTAGAATTGTATCGCGACCAAAATACCACCAATATCTTTTTTACTTATAGTTATTGGGATTCGGAAGAGGATTTAAATAATTATAGGCACTCTGAATTGTTTAAAGGGGTTTGGGCTAAGACAAAACCATTATTTAATGGAAAACCTGAAGCTTGGAGTGTGGACAAATTGGCGATTTTAGATTGA
- a CDS encoding DUF6048 family protein codes for MKTQHMYASIIRSVTILLLFSAMAFAQEEKKTVKDTLIYKQKYGLRLGADISKLARTFLDDDYSGFEIMGDYRLTKRLYIAGEIGNEERLLETDYLNNTTKGSYFKAGVDMNFYKNWLDMENMIYVGFRVGASSFSQTLNNYTIFDVYNQYWGEQFTVDEGTEYNGLSALWVELQVGLKAEVFNNFFAGVNVQLKVLLSEKEIDNYENLYVPGYNRTYDSSAFGGGFGFNLSYLVPIFKKDKIVIQEKEVEE; via the coding sequence ATGAAAACACAACACATGTACGCATCTATCATTAGAAGTGTAACAATATTGCTGTTGTTTTCTGCAATGGCTTTTGCGCAAGAGGAGAAAAAAACGGTTAAAGATACTTTAATTTACAAGCAAAAGTATGGTCTTAGGCTTGGAGCAGATATAAGCAAATTAGCACGAACTTTCCTAGATGATGACTATTCTGGTTTTGAAATCATGGGCGATTATCGTTTGACTAAACGTTTATATATTGCTGGTGAAATTGGCAATGAAGAACGCCTCCTAGAAACTGATTATTTAAATAATACCACAAAAGGTAGCTATTTTAAAGCTGGAGTGGATATGAATTTTTACAAAAACTGGCTCGATATGGAAAATATGATTTATGTTGGTTTCCGGGTTGGCGCAAGTTCTTTTAGCCAAACCTTAAATAATTATACCATTTTTGATGTTTACAATCAATACTGGGGCGAGCAATTTACAGTTGATGAAGGCACAGAATATAATGGCTTATCAGCACTTTGGGTAGAGCTTCAAGTGGGATTAAAAGCGGAAGTGTTCAATAATTTTTTTGCTGGTGTTAATGTGCAACTAAAAGTTTTACTTTCAGAGAAAGAGATTGATAATTACGAAAATCTCTATGTTCCTGGTTATAACAGAACCTACGACAGTAGTGCTTTCGGAGGAGGTTTTGGGTTTAACCTGTCTTATTTAGTACCCATCTTTAAGAAGGATAAGATTGTGATTCAAGAAAAGGAAGTTGAAGAATAA
- a CDS encoding DinB family protein: MHKDDIADLIDTKHSELITWLEKQPDDSWTQGPEGKWTTGQQVLHLLQGIVPLNNALSMPKFLLRLKFGKVNRPVRAYEAIVKRYQERLSDAKGKTYKASQNMKVPKLADKQYLLNRLQTEEKKLQYKTRRISDKNLDTVVLPHPLMGKMPVRELIMWTAHHVEHHTEILKSSYSNLSD; the protein is encoded by the coding sequence ATGCATAAAGACGATATTGCCGATTTAATTGACACTAAACATTCTGAATTGATTACTTGGTTAGAAAAACAACCCGACGACTCGTGGACGCAAGGACCAGAAGGCAAATGGACCACAGGCCAGCAAGTATTGCATTTATTACAGGGCATAGTTCCGCTCAACAATGCACTGAGCATGCCTAAATTTTTGTTGCGGTTAAAATTTGGAAAGGTAAATAGACCCGTTAGAGCATACGAAGCGATTGTTAAACGCTACCAAGAAAGGCTGTCAGATGCAAAAGGCAAAACTTATAAAGCGTCTCAAAACATGAAAGTTCCTAAACTGGCAGACAAACAATATCTTTTAAACCGATTGCAAACCGAAGAAAAGAAACTACAATACAAAACCAGGCGAATTAGCGATAAGAATTTAGACACCGTAGTTTTGCCGCATCCTTTAATGGGCAAAATGCCAGTTCGAGAACTAATTATGTGGACCGCCCATCATGTTGAGCATCATACTGAGATTTTGAAAAGCTCCTATTCAAATTTGAGCGACTAA
- a CDS encoding cysteine desulfurase family protein, producing MKQVYLDNAATTSIRPEVIDRMTKVLQNNYGNASSTHSFGRSSKALLEQCRKNIASYFNVAASEIVFTSGGTEADNLALRSTVRDLGVTEIITSKIEHHAVLHTAEQLQKEYNITLKFVNVDDCGVIIYEHLEELLQSGNKSVVSLMHINNEVGNILDIKRVAELCKKYNAMFHTDTVQSIGHYKIDLQAIPIDFLAASAHKFHGPKGVGFCFIRKESGLKPMIFGGEQERGYRAGTESIHNIVGMDEALKIAYANLEDEKQYVLGLKSYFMQQLETHIPKASFNGGCADEINSTYTLVNVCLPIAPEKAAMLQFQLDLKGIACSKGSACQSGSNQQSHVLTEILNEEKLKQPSVRFSFSIYNTKEELDYVINVLKTFVNS from the coding sequence ATGAAGCAAGTATATTTAGATAACGCAGCTACAACTTCTATAAGACCAGAAGTTATTGACCGTATGACGAAAGTTTTACAGAATAACTATGGAAATGCATCCTCTACGCACAGTTTTGGTCGCTCGTCTAAAGCACTTTTGGAACAATGCCGGAAAAATATAGCTTCATATTTCAATGTGGCTGCATCAGAAATTGTATTTACTTCTGGAGGAACGGAAGCCGATAATCTTGCGCTACGAAGTACCGTTAGAGATTTAGGCGTAACCGAAATCATCACCTCCAAAATTGAGCATCATGCTGTTTTACATACAGCGGAACAATTACAAAAAGAATATAACATAACGTTGAAATTTGTAAATGTTGACGACTGTGGCGTAATTATTTACGAGCATTTAGAAGAATTACTACAATCGGGTAACAAATCTGTAGTTAGTTTAATGCATATTAATAACGAGGTTGGAAATATTTTAGATATTAAGCGTGTCGCAGAACTTTGCAAAAAATACAATGCCATGTTCCATACAGATACCGTACAATCCATTGGTCATTATAAAATAGACTTACAAGCGATACCTATAGATTTTTTAGCAGCAAGCGCTCATAAATTTCATGGACCAAAAGGAGTTGGTTTTTGTTTTATCAGGAAAGAATCTGGATTGAAACCAATGATTTTTGGTGGCGAACAGGAGCGAGGCTATAGAGCTGGTACAGAATCCATTCATAATATTGTTGGTATGGATGAAGCCTTAAAAATTGCTTATGCTAATCTTGAAGACGAAAAGCAATATGTTTTAGGTTTAAAATCATATTTCATGCAACAGCTAGAAACGCATATACCAAAAGCAAGTTTTAATGGCGGTTGCGCTGACGAGATTAATAGCACTTATACGTTGGTTAATGTGTGTTTGCCCATTGCTCCAGAAAAAGCTGCGATGCTTCAATTTCAACTCGATTTAAAAGGTATTGCCTGCTCAAAGGGAAGTGCTTGCCAAAGCGGAAGTAACCAACAATCGCATGTGTTGACTGAAATTTTGAATGAAGAAAAACTAAAGCAGCCTTCTGTCCGTTTCTCTTTCAGTATTTATAATACTAAAGAAGAATTAGATTATGTCATTAATGTGTTAAAGACATTTGTTAATTCTTAA
- the rlmD gene encoding 23S rRNA (uracil(1939)-C(5))-methyltransferase RlmD, translated as MPKRERNKFVKRGQIIDILIEDYAFGGKGIGRIRNEHGEFVVFVPNTLPGQLVKTQIKKTSKKYAEGKLFEVLKSAEDEIDMPYQSIPGAPYINLPIEKQHQYKKQSTLELFKRIGKVADIEDKFDEFVTSPNTFHYRNKMEYGFSAIGYDHELKTDVDEFTLGFKKRGTWWCGDNLNKDSGLFDAEFENHLKDIRAYCIETGLAPWHAPKKEGFFRYFVVRKSYKTNQLLFNLVTTSYDLPKFDLDKFANFLVELFGDRVAGLLHTINDEVGDRTIATTGRISLVYGNDKIVEELFGLNFEISMKSFFQTNPKCAEKLYSKVVDYALENKDAVDNTVVLDLFCGTGTIGQIIANKAKNTKIIGVDIVAAAIKDAKENAKRNNIEGLKFYAADVGKFLSEHPEYINKIRTLILDPARAGIAPKTLKKIINLNAERLVYVSCNPATQARDTEQLMEAGYTIKKLSLVDQFPHTAHIETVVLFEK; from the coding sequence ATGCCAAAAAGAGAACGCAACAAATTTGTAAAACGCGGACAAATCATCGACATCTTAATTGAAGATTACGCTTTTGGTGGCAAAGGCATTGGGCGAATTCGCAATGAACATGGTGAATTTGTGGTTTTTGTACCCAATACCTTACCTGGTCAGTTGGTAAAAACCCAAATCAAAAAGACTAGCAAGAAATATGCGGAAGGAAAACTTTTTGAAGTCTTAAAATCGGCAGAAGATGAAATTGATATGCCATATCAAAGCATTCCTGGCGCGCCTTATATTAATTTACCCATTGAAAAACAGCATCAATATAAAAAGCAAAGTACCTTAGAATTATTTAAACGAATTGGTAAAGTCGCTGATATTGAAGACAAGTTTGACGAATTTGTCACCTCGCCTAACACCTTTCATTACCGTAATAAAATGGAATATGGTTTTTCTGCCATTGGTTATGATCACGAATTGAAAACGGATGTTGATGAATTCACCTTAGGTTTTAAAAAACGTGGTACATGGTGGTGTGGCGATAATCTAAATAAAGATTCAGGCTTATTTGATGCTGAATTCGAAAACCATCTTAAAGATATCAGAGCGTATTGCATTGAAACAGGATTAGCACCTTGGCATGCTCCAAAAAAGGAAGGCTTTTTTAGGTATTTCGTGGTTCGAAAATCATATAAAACCAATCAGCTCTTATTTAATTTGGTAACTACATCTTACGATTTACCAAAATTTGATTTGGATAAATTCGCGAATTTTCTAGTAGAATTATTTGGAGATAGAGTTGCCGGACTGTTACACACTATAAATGATGAAGTCGGAGACCGAACCATAGCCACCACAGGACGTATTTCCCTAGTTTATGGTAATGACAAAATAGTTGAAGAATTATTTGGTTTAAATTTTGAAATCAGCATGAAAAGCTTTTTTCAAACGAACCCAAAATGTGCCGAAAAACTCTATTCTAAAGTCGTCGATTACGCTCTAGAAAATAAAGATGCGGTTGACAATACCGTGGTCTTGGATTTGTTCTGTGGCACAGGAACTATTGGCCAAATCATAGCCAACAAAGCCAAAAACACCAAAATTATTGGCGTAGACATTGTGGCTGCTGCCATTAAGGATGCTAAAGAAAACGCAAAAAGAAACAACATTGAAGGTTTGAAATTCTATGCTGCTGATGTTGGGAAATTTTTAAGTGAACACCCTGAATATATAAACAAAATAAGAACTCTAATTTTAGATCCTGCGAGAGCTGGAATTGCGCCTAAAACCCTTAAAAAAATAATAAACCTAAATGCAGAACGTTTGGTTTATGTATCTTGTAATCCTGCAACACAGGCAAGAGATACTGAGCAATTGATGGAAGCTGGTTATACGATTAAAAAACTCAGTTTGGTTGATCAATTTCCACATACTGCACATATTGAAACGGTTGTGCTTTTTGAGAAATAA
- a CDS encoding Smr/MutS family protein, whose amino-acid sequence MKFKVGDKVETIDDDITGIITKISENTITVEADDGFDLQFEAHELMLTSSGNSLENAVYNTDFEAVKKEKESIKRKSTPTVKPKERHAPKFEVDLHIHQLTKSSKGMSNFDILNLQLDTARGQLEFAIRKRIPKVVFIHGVGEGVLRQELETLFGRYNNVKFYDADYKTYGLGATEVRIFQNIEP is encoded by the coding sequence ATGAAGTTTAAAGTAGGCGATAAGGTGGAAACCATTGATGATGATATTACTGGAATTATAACTAAGATTTCAGAAAACACAATTACGGTTGAGGCTGACGACGGTTTCGATTTGCAGTTTGAAGCTCATGAGCTCATGTTGACGTCGTCGGGAAATTCGCTTGAAAATGCCGTTTACAACACCGATTTTGAAGCAGTAAAAAAAGAAAAGGAATCCATAAAACGAAAATCAACGCCAACGGTAAAACCCAAAGAGCGACACGCTCCAAAGTTTGAAGTCGATCTGCATATTCATCAATTAACAAAATCTTCGAAAGGGATGTCTAATTTTGATATACTCAATTTACAATTAGACACCGCAAGAGGCCAATTGGAGTTTGCCATCAGAAAACGCATTCCTAAAGTTGTATTTATACATGGTGTTGGAGAAGGCGTGCTTCGCCAAGAGCTGGAAACGCTTTTTGGGCGTTATAACAATGTAAAGTTTTATGATGCAGATTATAAAACTTATGGTTTAGGTGCTACTGAGGTTCGGATTTTTCAGAATATTGAGCCTTAG
- a CDS encoding phosphoribosylaminoimidazolesuccinocarboxamide synthase, translating to MSNTITDTNFNFPNQKSVYKGKVREVYNINDEQLVMVATDRLSAFDVVMPKGIPYKGQILNQIATKMMKATEDLVPNWLVATPDPNVAVGHLCEPFKVEMVIRGYMSGHAAREYKAGKRILCGVAMPEGMKENDKFPNPIITPATKAEMGDHDEDISREDILKKGIVSEEDYNVLEDYTRKLFQRGTEIAADRGLILGDTKYEFGKTKDGKIVLIDEIHTPDSSRYFYADGYQERQDRGEAQKQLSKEFVRQWLIANDFQGLEGQSVPVMSDEYIESVSERYIELYENITGDTFVKADVSDIQSRIEGNVLEYLKVV from the coding sequence ATGTCAAACACCATAACAGACACTAATTTCAATTTTCCAAATCAAAAAAGTGTTTATAAAGGAAAAGTAAGGGAAGTTTATAATATTAATGATGAACAATTGGTCATGGTTGCCACTGATCGCTTAAGTGCCTTTGATGTGGTGATGCCAAAAGGAATTCCTTATAAAGGGCAAATCTTAAATCAGATTGCAACGAAGATGATGAAAGCGACTGAGGATTTGGTGCCCAATTGGTTGGTGGCGACGCCAGATCCTAATGTCGCCGTCGGGCATTTATGCGAACCGTTTAAAGTGGAAATGGTGATTCGTGGTTATATGTCTGGTCATGCAGCTCGTGAATATAAAGCAGGAAAACGAATCCTTTGCGGCGTTGCAATGCCAGAAGGCATGAAAGAAAACGATAAATTTCCAAATCCTATTATCACACCAGCCACAAAGGCTGAAATGGGCGATCATGACGAGGATATTTCTCGAGAAGATATTTTGAAAAAAGGCATCGTGTCTGAAGAAGATTATAATGTTCTTGAAGATTACACCAGAAAACTATTCCAAAGAGGAACAGAGATCGCAGCAGATCGCGGGCTAATTTTAGGCGATACAAAATACGAATTCGGGAAAACAAAGGACGGTAAAATTGTTTTGATTGACGAGATCCATACACCAGATTCTTCACGTTATTTCTATGCTGATGGTTACCAAGAGCGTCAAGATAGAGGAGAGGCGCAAAAACAATTGTCTAAAGAATTTGTAAGACAATGGTTGATTGCCAATGATTTCCAAGGCTTAGAGGGGCAATCCGTTCCTGTTATGAGTGATGAATATATTGAATCAGTAAGCGAACGCTATATCGAACTTTATGAGAATATTACAGGAGATACATTTGTAAAAGCAGATGTCTCTGATATTCAGAGTCGGATTGAGGGTAATGTTTTAGAGTATTTGAAAGTTGTTTAG
- a CDS encoding SAM hydrolase/SAM-dependent halogenase family protein — protein MAIITLTTDFGEKDHFAGATKGAIYSELEDIRIVDISHCVSPFNISEAAYIIQNAYSSFPKGTIHLIGIDSELSPENKHIAVKLDDHYFICANNGIMSMICTEIAPEKIVEINIHDRVETNFPVLDIFVKVACHIARGGTLDVIGKVINTIKPIKNLVPFVNDEQNQIIGSVIYIDNYGNVVTNIKRKFFETVQKGRAYEVFARNHMFKKIHNKFSDIINFEIEESKRDVEGKGLVVFNSSDYLEIAVYKSNCTTVGGASTLMGLKNMDTVTVNFKPILSR, from the coding sequence ATGGCGATAATCACTTTAACGACTGATTTTGGAGAAAAAGACCACTTTGCAGGAGCCACAAAAGGAGCGATTTATAGCGAACTTGAGGATATTAGGATTGTAGATATCTCTCATTGTGTATCACCATTTAATATTTCTGAAGCGGCTTATATTATTCAAAATGCCTACAGTAGTTTCCCAAAAGGAACGATTCATTTAATAGGAATTGATTCTGAATTAAGTCCTGAAAATAAGCATATTGCAGTTAAATTAGACGACCATTACTTTATATGCGCCAACAATGGTATTATGAGCATGATATGTACGGAAATCGCACCAGAAAAAATCGTTGAAATTAATATACACGACAGAGTTGAAACCAACTTTCCTGTTTTGGATATTTTTGTAAAAGTGGCTTGTCATATTGCACGAGGCGGAACCTTGGATGTGATTGGAAAAGTTATTAACACAATTAAACCAATTAAAAATTTAGTGCCTTTTGTAAATGATGAGCAGAACCAAATTATTGGGAGTGTTATCTATATTGACAATTATGGAAATGTGGTGACCAATATTAAACGCAAATTTTTTGAAACCGTTCAAAAAGGAAGGGCTTATGAGGTTTTTGCTAGAAACCATATGTTTAAAAAAATTCATAATAAATTTAGTGATATCATAAATTTTGAAATCGAAGAATCCAAACGCGATGTTGAAGGCAAAGGCTTAGTCGTTTTTAACTCTTCCGATTATTTAGAAATAGCTGTTTATAAAAGTAATTGCACCACAGTGGGTGGCGCTTCTACGTTGATGGGTTTAAAAAATATGGATACGGTTACCGTGAATTTTAAGCCCATCCTTTCCCGATAG
- the rocD gene encoding ornithine--oxo-acid transaminase, translating into MAVLDQVTSQQAIDLENKYGAHNYHPLPVVLSRGEGVYVWDVEGKKYYDFLSAYSAVNQGHCHPKIVNAMTNQAQTLTLTSRAFYNDMLGKFEKYATETFKFDKLLPMNTGAEAVETALKICRKWAYEVKGIDENEAEIVVCENNFHGRTTTIISFSNDPVARKNFGPYTKGFIKIDYDNLEALEHTLKSNSNVAGFLVEPIQGEAGVFVPSDGYLSKAKALCEKYNVLFIADEVQTGIARTGRLLATCGNCSCADKHCSGTPEVKPDILILGKALSGGAYPVSAVLANNSIMNVIQPGNHGSTFGGNPVAAAVAIAALEVIKEENLANNAEELGQLFRSELSKFIETSSIVNAVRGKGLLNAILINDSEDSDTAWNICLKLRDNGLLAKPTHGNIIRFAPPLVMTKDQLLDCVSIITKTLKEFE; encoded by the coding sequence ATGGCTGTTTTAGACCAAGTAACATCGCAGCAAGCGATAGATTTAGAAAACAAATATGGTGCGCACAATTACCATCCACTACCTGTAGTTTTGAGTAGAGGAGAAGGTGTATATGTATGGGATGTGGAAGGAAAAAAATATTATGATTTCCTTTCTGCATACTCAGCAGTAAACCAAGGACATTGTCATCCTAAGATTGTGAACGCAATGACAAACCAAGCACAGACCTTGACCTTAACATCGAGAGCATTTTACAATGACATGTTGGGTAAGTTTGAGAAATATGCAACTGAAACCTTTAAGTTCGATAAGCTTTTACCAATGAATACTGGAGCAGAAGCCGTAGAAACTGCTTTGAAAATCTGTAGAAAATGGGCTTACGAAGTCAAAGGCATTGATGAGAATGAAGCCGAAATTGTGGTATGCGAAAATAACTTTCACGGAAGAACCACAACTATCATTTCATTTAGTAATGATCCTGTAGCACGTAAAAACTTTGGACCTTATACCAAAGGCTTTATTAAAATTGACTACGATAATCTTGAAGCTTTAGAACATACCTTGAAAAGTAATTCTAATGTTGCTGGTTTTTTGGTTGAGCCAATTCAAGGCGAAGCTGGCGTATTTGTACCAAGTGACGGTTATTTGTCAAAAGCAAAGGCATTATGTGAAAAATATAATGTTTTGTTTATTGCAGACGAAGTACAAACAGGTATTGCTAGAACAGGTCGTTTATTAGCGACTTGCGGTAATTGCAGTTGTGCGGATAAACATTGTTCGGGAACTCCCGAAGTTAAGCCAGATATCCTAATCTTAGGAAAAGCCTTGTCTGGTGGTGCCTATCCTGTTTCTGCGGTTTTGGCCAATAATAGTATAATGAACGTTATTCAACCAGGAAACCATGGAAGTACTTTTGGTGGAAACCCTGTAGCAGCAGCAGTCGCAATAGCAGCTTTAGAAGTCATTAAAGAGGAGAATTTAGCAAACAATGCAGAAGAATTAGGACAATTATTTAGAAGCGAACTCTCTAAGTTTATTGAAACGAGTTCTATCGTTAATGCGGTACGAGGAAAAGGGTTGTTGAATGCTATTTTAATCAACGATTCTGAAGACAGCGATACCGCTTGGAATATTTGCTTAAAATTAAGGGATAACGGTTTATTGGCAAAACCGACCCATGGTAATATTATTCGATTTGCACCACCTTTGGTAATGACCAAAGATCAGTTACTGGATTGTGTTTCCATAATCACGAAGACTTTAAAGGAATTTGAATAA
- a CDS encoding DUF6452 family protein, with amino-acid sequence MKRLLIFISFITLAILSFNCERDDICAETTSTTPRLIVEFYDIDDLEVLKNVPRLTVYGDGVLELDEEGNPIEPTVQSDTLVAKYNDDDSYVFNVNTNTLALPLLIEEESTDNSANTITIRYILEKDTNLRVEDDDLTTNSNKDILVISYSTEFVYVSRACGYKSIFTELNVTSESNDSVPWIANIIIEESIENTVENENTTHVRIYH; translated from the coding sequence TTGAAACGACTACTGATTTTTATAAGTTTTATCACTCTAGCCATATTAAGCTTTAATTGCGAGCGTGATGATATATGTGCAGAAACGACTTCCACAACACCTCGATTAATTGTTGAATTCTATGATATTGATGATTTGGAAGTCTTAAAAAATGTGCCTAGACTAACGGTTTATGGAGATGGTGTATTAGAATTAGATGAAGAAGGAAATCCCATAGAGCCTACGGTCCAATCTGATACATTAGTAGCAAAGTATAACGATGACGATTCCTATGTATTTAATGTAAATACCAACACCTTGGCACTACCTTTATTAATTGAAGAGGAATCAACCGACAATTCAGCAAACACAATAACCATAAGATACATTTTAGAAAAAGACACCAATTTACGTGTTGAAGATGACGACCTAACCACAAACTCCAACAAAGATATTTTGGTCATATCATATAGCACCGAGTTTGTTTATGTCTCAAGAGCTTGTGGTTACAAAAGCATATTTACAGAATTAAATGTCACAAGCGAATCCAATGATTCAGTGCCATGGATCGCAAATATTATTATAGAAGAAAGCATTGAAAATACTGTTGAAAATGAAAACACAACACATGTACGCATCTATCATTAG
- a CDS encoding CCC motif membrane protein, whose translation MEQQKLNPAIVYVLAIIGLLCCCIGGAGVLLAGPAFLIAQSGLKKASQNPEDYDQSSVKAMNTAKIVALVILIINVVYLIMTVYRIYTVGWDELMRQSQEMMEQWQQNQ comes from the coding sequence ATGGAACAACAAAAATTAAACCCAGCTATTGTTTATGTATTAGCTATTATTGGATTACTATGCTGCTGTATTGGAGGCGCTGGAGTTTTACTTGCAGGACCTGCATTTTTAATCGCCCAAAGTGGTTTAAAAAAAGCGAGCCAAAATCCAGAGGATTATGATCAAAGTAGTGTAAAAGCTATGAATACCGCCAAAATTGTGGCGCTTGTAATCTTAATTATAAATGTGGTTTACTTAATAATGACAGTCTATAGAATATATACTGTTGGTTGGGACGAATTAATGAGACAATCCCAAGAAATGATGGAACAATGGCAACAAAACCAATAG